One Acidobacteriota bacterium genomic region harbors:
- a CDS encoding winged helix-turn-helix domain-containing protein: MQPTLNRITVGEREQRIEPKAMQVLVYLAERPGKVVGKEELLHKVWDGSAVVEKVLTRIISLLRQVFKDDPRHPSVIETIPRKGYRLIAPVEPAATAWRAAESPRNSGGGGFSRFRFAALATLFVTVLVLAAASSLIPPAPDGFDYRTITEIAIPWGLACTPVLSPDGRDLAYVHWAEDGTTHIKIQRIGLSQPIQRTRSSHSDFAPAWSPDGQWLAFLRESSETGSCRLMMMPSLTGEEQVLAPCPPFYSTVQLNWSPDGKRLALAGSYSEEEPHRVLELSLESRETVPVTDPPHSSIGDYSPEYSPDGRYLAFMRSIAPNRQQLMIRDLESGRERELGQEETIVINLAWTSDSKQIVYAAYRAGTFQLFKIGPHGGKAAWLPAQGMKVSMPDIALRSNRLVYMTFDFNADIWKMTLAPSGLELEAAQPLFKSTGLDYSPVLSPDGREVAFISRATGRPQVWIGSQDGAQRRPVGDCEGALIASVAWSPDGRRIAYPCPAAEAEPASLILLSLDDGQRRLIFLDEAAQEVVWPRDGDALVYSSGERNRSQIYRLALSSPLPEALTEKGAWQPRLAPDGETVYYRGYDSDEVFLLGAPDRPVACLPRSNAGVWGVGEGAIYARGPGKSLQRIDLKSGETVAIEPVEPWPQLGRSAFSISPDGRILAVEQVLSDSQFMYFDLPRQ, translated from the coding sequence GTGCAACCGACGCTCAACCGCATCACCGTGGGGGAGCGCGAGCAGCGCATCGAGCCCAAGGCGATGCAGGTGCTGGTCTACCTGGCCGAGCGGCCTGGCAAGGTTGTCGGCAAAGAGGAATTGTTGCACAAGGTGTGGGACGGTTCGGCGGTTGTGGAAAAGGTCCTGACCCGGATCATCTCGCTGCTGCGCCAGGTTTTCAAGGATGACCCCCGCCATCCCAGCGTGATCGAGACGATTCCGCGCAAGGGCTACCGCCTCATTGCCCCCGTCGAGCCCGCGGCTACCGCCTGGCGAGCCGCTGAAAGCCCGCGCAACAGCGGGGGAGGCGGTTTCAGCCGGTTCCGTTTCGCGGCCCTGGCCACGCTGTTCGTGACAGTTCTGGTGCTGGCGGCCGCCTCCAGCCTCATCCCTCCTGCCCCCGACGGCTTTGATTACAGGACCATCACCGAGATCGCCATCCCTTGGGGATTGGCCTGCACTCCGGTCTTGTCGCCCGATGGCCGTGATCTGGCTTACGTGCATTGGGCCGAGGACGGAACCACCCACATCAAAATCCAGCGCATCGGATTGAGCCAGCCCATCCAGCGAACCCGTTCCTCCCACAGCGACTTCGCCCCGGCCTGGTCGCCCGACGGGCAGTGGCTGGCCTTTCTGCGCGAGAGCAGCGAGACGGGAAGCTGCCGGCTTATGATGATGCCGTCGCTGACGGGAGAGGAACAGGTCCTGGCACCCTGCCCGCCCTTCTATTCGACCGTGCAGTTGAACTGGTCGCCTGACGGAAAACGCCTGGCCCTGGCCGGAAGCTATTCCGAAGAAGAGCCTCACAGAGTCCTCGAGCTGTCGCTGGAGAGCAGGGAGACGGTACCCGTCACCGATCCGCCTCATTCCTCGATAGGCGACTACTCTCCCGAGTATTCCCCCGACGGGCGCTATCTGGCCTTCATGCGCAGCATCGCACCCAACCGCCAGCAATTGATGATCCGCGACCTCGAGTCGGGCCGCGAGCGGGAACTGGGCCAGGAGGAAACGATCGTCATCAACCTGGCCTGGACTTCCGACTCCAAGCAAATCGTCTATGCGGCCTACCGTGCCGGGACCTTTCAGTTGTTCAAGATCGGACCTCACGGCGGGAAGGCCGCCTGGCTGCCGGCTCAGGGCATGAAGGTCTCCATGCCCGACATCGCTCTCAGGAGCAACCGGCTGGTTTACATGACCTTCGACTTCAACGCCGACATCTGGAAGATGACCTTGGCCCCTTCCGGCCTGGAGTTGGAGGCAGCCCAGCCGCTGTTCAAGTCGACCGGTTTGGATTACTCTCCCGTCCTTTCCCCTGACGGGCGCGAGGTGGCCTTCATTTCCCGCGCAACGGGGCGTCCCCAGGTCTGGATTGGCAGCCAGGACGGCGCTCAGCGGCGTCCGGTGGGCGACTGCGAAGGAGCCCTGATTGCATCGGTGGCCTGGTCGCCCGACGGTCGCCGCATCGCCTATCCTTGCCCCGCCGCCGAGGCCGAACCCGCCAGCCTCATCCTCCTCAGTCTGGACGACGGCCAGCGCCGGCTCATTTTTCTCGATGAGGCTGCCCAGGAGGTGGTCTGGCCCCGTGACGGCGATGCCCTGGTCTATTCTTCCGGGGAACGGAACCGCTCTCAGATCTATCGCTTGGCCCTGAGCAGCCCGCTCCCTGAGGCCCTGACCGAGAAGGGCGCATGGCAGCCCCGCCTGGCTCCGGACGGCGAGACGGTCTATTACCGCGGATACGACTCCGATGAGGTTTTCCTGTTGGGAGCTCCCGACCGACCGGTGGCCTGCCTGCCGCGATCCAATGCGGGCGTGTGGGGTGTAGGCGAAGGGGCCATTTACGCTCGCGGACCGGGCAAGTCTCTTCAGCGCATCGATTTGAAGAGCGGCGAAACCGTTGCCATCGAGCCGGTGGAGCCCTGGCCGCAGCTCGGCCGCTCGGCCTTTTCCATCTCTCCTGACGGACGCATCCTGGCCGTCGAGCAGGTCCTCTCAGACTCTCAGTTCATGTACTTTGATCTGCCCCGCCAATGA
- the mtgA gene encoding monofunctional biosynthetic peptidoglycan transglycosylase, translating into MSRWKRAAKAAQAVWGSRWGKILLAAAALVLLVAAAEWASWPDVESLRRTPPASTAFIDLYRQQRRQAGESDEVAWQWVPYQRISPHLKRAVLAAEDINFFGHHGFAREEIKAALKEAWEEWEFPRGASTLTQQLARNLWLSPSRNPLRKLREAILTRQLEKHLEKKRIFEIYLNVVEFGPGLYGAEAAARHYFKIPASQLDPRQAAQLAAGLPRPKSWNPSSQSRAYARRVEVVLERMRQAQWLWDVI; encoded by the coding sequence ATGAGCCGGTGGAAGAGAGCGGCCAAAGCGGCCCAAGCGGTGTGGGGATCCCGCTGGGGCAAGATCCTGCTGGCCGCGGCGGCGCTGGTCCTGCTGGTGGCTGCCGCGGAATGGGCGAGTTGGCCCGACGTGGAGTCCTTGCGCCGCACGCCTCCGGCCTCCACCGCCTTCATCGATCTCTACCGCCAACAGCGCCGCCAAGCCGGGGAGAGCGACGAGGTGGCCTGGCAGTGGGTGCCCTACCAGCGCATCTCGCCCCACCTCAAGAGGGCCGTCCTGGCGGCCGAAGACATCAACTTCTTCGGCCATCATGGCTTCGCCCGAGAGGAGATCAAGGCGGCGCTGAAAGAAGCCTGGGAGGAATGGGAGTTTCCCCGCGGGGCTTCGACCTTGACCCAGCAATTGGCCCGCAACCTGTGGTTGAGCCCTTCCCGCAATCCCCTGCGCAAGCTTCGCGAGGCGATTCTCACCCGTCAGTTGGAAAAGCACCTCGAGAAGAAGCGCATCTTCGAAATCTATCTCAACGTGGTGGAGTTCGGTCCGGGCCTCTACGGGGCCGAGGCGGCGGCCCGCCACTATTTCAAAATCCCGGCCTCTCAACTCGACCCCCGCCAGGCCGCCCAACTGGCGGCCGGACTGCCCCGTCCCAAGAGCTGGAATCCCTCCAGCCAGAGCCGCGCCTACGCCCGCCGGGTAGAAGTGGTGCTGGAGCGCATGCGCCAGGCCCAATGGTTGTGGGACGTCATCTGA
- a CDS encoding ABC transporter permease: MSGLAGQLRCAWRVLLRTPGFTGLIVVTLALGIGANTAIFSALWGIVLSPLPYPEPDRLAALSQTHSEQMQDVWGFSPADLHDFRDRSDTLESMGVGRGWPVSLRLGDKVEGLNGGLADSGLFQVFSARPLLGRLFRPADLKAAGNHVVVLTNALWQSHFGGRREVVGEDIELEGQRYTVIGVLEPGFEIPRLEWVRLWMPLHFDPSLGEQRSWRGFRAYGRLAPETSWEAAAEEMRALAAQLARDHPDVNQGFGATLTPLHRFLVGDTLRTQLGFFMAAVAGVLLIGCLNIANLLLARGVRRRREWAIRSALGAGRTRLIRQQLVESLLVGSAGGALGVAMAYSFLPLILSLAPSNIPRLEEVAINLYVLLFALALSLATSLLFGLVPALRSSRLDLASELKEGRSGAQGRRSGRLSAGLISAEMALALLMLAGALVLARTYLVLQDWQPGFDQHDLLTVQIFPPDYRYPDGDSLSEFYPRLMEEVRSLPGVVSAGLASAGPLFGGYDTATVYVAGRPVPSPQDLPAVRTYDVDEGYFATLRRPIRAGRGITAQDRPGAPPVAVVNETFAARFLQKENPVGSRLILPGLDGLTLEVVGVVADVKPFLPNSPPESKLFWSIRQFPRWGTHVVVRQDSSLEGMVQALTAKLEAVEPELSISSVRPLSAAIQSQLAPTRFHLTLLGSFAFLAVALAAVGIFGVISHAVNRRRHEMGVRQALGASRMRIAATVLAWAGRPAAAGMVIGAAAFLPLSEVLRAFVFGTEAFQPWLLGLACLLAALIAAASVLIPMQRATRVQPSEALRQE, from the coding sequence ATGAGCGGACTTGCGGGTCAACTGCGCTGCGCCTGGAGGGTCCTGTTGCGCACCCCCGGGTTCACCGGCTTGATCGTTGTCACCCTGGCCCTGGGCATCGGAGCCAATACGGCCATCTTCAGCGCCTTGTGGGGCATCGTCTTGAGCCCTCTTCCCTACCCCGAGCCGGACCGCTTGGCGGCCCTGAGCCAAACCCACAGCGAACAGATGCAGGACGTCTGGGGCTTCTCCCCCGCTGATCTGCACGACTTTCGCGACCGTTCAGACACGCTGGAGAGCATGGGCGTGGGCCGCGGCTGGCCGGTCAGCTTGAGGCTCGGCGACAAGGTCGAAGGGCTTAACGGCGGACTCGCCGACTCGGGACTTTTCCAGGTCTTCTCGGCCCGCCCCCTGCTGGGCCGCCTTTTTCGACCCGCCGATCTCAAGGCCGCCGGCAACCATGTGGTGGTGCTGACGAATGCCCTCTGGCAGAGTCACTTCGGCGGACGCCGCGAGGTGGTCGGGGAAGACATCGAACTGGAGGGCCAACGCTACACCGTCATCGGCGTGTTGGAGCCCGGATTCGAGATCCCCCGCCTGGAGTGGGTGCGCCTGTGGATGCCCCTGCATTTCGATCCCTCCCTGGGCGAGCAGCGCTCCTGGAGAGGCTTCCGCGCCTATGGCCGATTGGCTCCTGAGACATCCTGGGAAGCCGCAGCCGAAGAGATGCGAGCCTTGGCCGCCCAACTGGCCCGCGACCATCCCGACGTCAACCAGGGCTTCGGGGCCACGCTGACTCCCCTCCATCGCTTCCTGGTGGGCGACACCCTGCGCACCCAACTGGGCTTCTTCATGGCCGCCGTGGCCGGAGTTCTGCTCATCGGATGCCTCAACATCGCCAACCTGCTGCTGGCGCGCGGCGTACGCAGGCGACGGGAATGGGCCATCCGCTCGGCTCTGGGAGCGGGGCGGACGCGGCTTATCCGTCAACAGCTTGTGGAGAGCCTGCTGGTGGGCAGCGCGGGAGGGGCCCTGGGGGTGGCAATGGCCTACAGCTTCCTGCCCCTCATCCTCTCCCTGGCACCTTCCAACATCCCCCGCCTGGAGGAGGTGGCCATCAACCTCTATGTGCTGCTCTTTGCCCTGGCGTTGTCTCTGGCAACCAGCCTTCTCTTCGGCCTGGTTCCCGCCCTGCGCTCCAGCCGCCTCGACCTGGCCTCGGAACTCAAAGAGGGACGCAGCGGCGCTCAAGGACGGCGCAGCGGACGCCTCTCGGCGGGACTCATCTCAGCCGAGATGGCGCTGGCCCTGCTGATGCTGGCGGGAGCGCTGGTGCTGGCCAGGACTTACCTGGTGCTGCAAGACTGGCAGCCTGGATTCGACCAGCACGACCTGCTCACGGTGCAGATCTTCCCGCCCGACTACCGCTATCCCGACGGCGACTCGCTGTCCGAGTTTTATCCCCGCCTGATGGAAGAGGTGCGATCACTGCCAGGCGTCGTCTCGGCCGGACTGGCTTCGGCCGGTCCCCTCTTCGGAGGCTACGACACGGCCACCGTTTACGTGGCGGGACGGCCCGTCCCCTCGCCTCAGGACCTGCCCGCGGTGAGGACCTACGACGTCGACGAGGGCTACTTCGCCACGCTGCGCCGTCCCATCAGGGCGGGACGGGGAATCACCGCCCAGGACCGCCCCGGCGCCCCTCCTGTGGCCGTGGTCAACGAAACCTTCGCGGCCCGCTTCCTGCAGAAAGAGAATCCCGTAGGATCCCGGCTGATCCTGCCGGGACTCGACGGCCTGACCCTGGAGGTGGTGGGCGTGGTGGCCGACGTCAAACCCTTCCTGCCCAACTCGCCGCCCGAGTCCAAGCTCTTCTGGAGCATCCGCCAGTTCCCCCGCTGGGGCACCCACGTGGTGGTCCGCCAGGACTCTTCGCTGGAGGGAATGGTCCAGGCGCTGACCGCCAAGCTGGAAGCGGTCGAACCCGAGCTCTCCATCTCATCGGTGCGTCCGCTCAGCGCGGCCATCCAGAGCCAACTGGCGCCCACCCGCTTTCACCTCACCCTGTTGGGATCGTTCGCCTTCCTGGCCGTGGCGCTGGCCGCCGTGGGCATCTTCGGCGTCATCTCCCACGCCGTCAACCGGCGGCGCCACGAAATGGGAGTACGCCAGGCCCTGGGAGCCAGCCGCATGCGTATTGCCGCCACCGTGCTGGCTTGGGCCGGCCGTCCCGCGGCTGCGGGGATGGTCATCGGTGCGGCAGCCTTTCTGCCCCTCTCCGAAGTACTGCGGGCCTTCGTCTTCGGCACGGAGGCCTTTCAGCCATGGCTGCTGGGGCTGGCCTGCCTGCTGGCGGCTCTGATCGCGGCCGCCTCGGTACTGATACCCATGCAGCGGGCCACCCGCGTCCAGCCCAGCGAAGCCTTGCGCCAGGAGTGA
- a CDS encoding glycogen synthase: MADMGIAFVASELAPFAKVGGLGDVASSLPAFLHQQGQDVRVFVPLYSRFYDQANDFYQVDFAHNVPVRLAGEDITFDLYTRPSGEKEPALYFIHCPRFYQRSGIYTGDPDEHLRFAYLSLATLASCQRMGWGPQIVHCNDWQTGLLPLYLKTLFGWDSLFSSTRTVYTIHNIGYQGVVGADAVSSLQLSEYRHLLHQDDLAQGRLSFMKTGILYSDVLTTVSPTYAREIQGEMGMGLQDMLRQRSETVVGILNGVDYDEWNPEKDPHIPHHYSAEDLSGKAKNKEVLLEKLGLPPSSEAPVVGIVSRMASQKGFELLFDSMPWFLANHDMRLTVLGSGEPRLEGFFAGLQGRFPGKVCYYRGYSEDLSHLIEAGADIFLMPSRYEPCGLNQMYSLRYGTVPVVRNTGGLADTVEQFDPQSGEGTGFVFDHYTAEGLGWALGFALRSFPRRSQWQGLMRNGMSKDFSWQRQGGIYIELYRRLCGAQD; encoded by the coding sequence ATGGCAGACATGGGGATTGCTTTCGTGGCCTCGGAGTTGGCTCCCTTCGCCAAGGTGGGCGGACTGGGAGACGTGGCCAGCTCGTTGCCGGCCTTTCTGCACCAGCAAGGGCAGGACGTGCGCGTCTTCGTACCTCTCTACTCGCGCTTTTACGACCAGGCCAATGACTTTTACCAGGTCGATTTCGCCCACAACGTGCCGGTGCGGCTGGCAGGAGAGGACATCACCTTCGACCTCTACACTCGTCCTTCCGGCGAGAAGGAGCCGGCACTTTATTTCATCCACTGCCCCCGCTTCTATCAAAGGTCGGGAATCTACACCGGCGATCCCGATGAGCATCTGCGCTTTGCCTACCTGTCGCTGGCGACTCTGGCGTCCTGTCAGCGGATGGGCTGGGGACCCCAGATCGTCCACTGCAATGATTGGCAGACCGGGCTGCTTCCCCTTTATCTGAAGACGCTCTTCGGCTGGGATTCGCTTTTCAGCTCTACCCGCACGGTCTACACCATCCATAACATCGGTTATCAGGGCGTGGTGGGAGCCGACGCCGTTTCCTCCCTGCAACTGAGTGAATACCGACATCTTCTCCACCAGGACGATTTGGCTCAGGGCAGGCTCAGCTTCATGAAGACCGGCATCCTCTACTCCGACGTCCTGACCACCGTGTCGCCCACTTACGCCCGCGAGATCCAGGGCGAGATGGGAATGGGCCTGCAGGACATGCTGAGGCAACGCTCCGAAACCGTAGTGGGAATCCTCAACGGGGTCGACTACGATGAATGGAACCCCGAGAAGGATCCACACATTCCCCACCATTACTCGGCCGAGGATTTGTCGGGCAAGGCCAAGAACAAGGAGGTCCTGCTGGAGAAGCTGGGCTTGCCGCCGAGTTCGGAAGCCCCGGTGGTGGGCATCGTTTCTCGCATGGCGTCGCAGAAGGGCTTCGAACTGCTTTTCGACTCCATGCCCTGGTTTCTGGCCAATCACGACATGCGTCTCACCGTGCTGGGCAGCGGAGAACCGCGCTTGGAGGGCTTTTTCGCCGGGTTGCAAGGCCGCTTTCCCGGCAAGGTCTGCTATTACCGTGGCTACAGCGAGGACCTGTCCCACCTGATCGAGGCGGGCGCTGACATCTTCCTCATGCCTTCCAGGTACGAGCCCTGCGGTCTCAATCAGATGTACAGCTTGCGTTACGGGACGGTGCCGGTGGTACGCAACACGGGGGGCTTGGCCGACACGGTGGAGCAGTTCGATCCGCAGAGCGGAGAAGGCACGGGCTTCGTCTTCGACCACTACACGGCCGAAGGCTTGGGCTGGGCGCTGGGATTCGCCTTGCGCAGCTTTCCCCGGCGCAGCCAGTGGCAAGGATTGATGCGCAACGGCATGTCCAAGGACTTCTCATGGCAGCGTCAGGGCGGCATCTATATCGAACTCTACCGGCGCCTGTGCGGCGCCCAGGACTAG
- a CDS encoding ATP-grasp domain-containing protein, with the protein MNVIFVEPAFPSYQRQFVRGLREAGANVIGIGERPPEYLDDELRHWLYRYERVSSVVNEGALMAAVKRCQAREWIDRMEATIEAHILPAAKVREACTIPGTSVRTAFLCRDKPSMKEALRKAGVPAAQSVGTGDPEGARKFAAKVGYPIIIKPRDSAGAAGTVKVHNEEELEAAISSSGISQGYQAALEEFVDGHEGFLDTLTIKGQVVHEFACHYYPNVLEAMRTRWISPQIITTNRIESEGYQEVRKMARTVIEALGIGTSATHMEWFFGSKGLKFSEIGCRPPGVGAWDLYCAANEFDLYKEWGVAIVHQRPSQRPSRRFSAGMIALRPDRDGIIRGYSGTDYLESINEWIIDAHLPSPGTPTQPVEAGYMANAWVRVRHPDYDRLRGMLNSIGERVKVHAG; encoded by the coding sequence ATGAACGTCATTTTCGTGGAACCTGCTTTTCCCAGCTACCAGCGCCAGTTCGTCCGCGGATTGCGGGAGGCCGGCGCCAACGTGATCGGCATCGGCGAGCGTCCGCCGGAGTATCTGGACGACGAACTGCGCCACTGGCTCTATCGCTACGAACGGGTGTCTTCGGTGGTCAACGAAGGGGCTTTGATGGCGGCTGTCAAACGCTGCCAGGCGCGGGAATGGATCGACCGCATGGAAGCCACCATCGAGGCCCACATCCTGCCGGCCGCCAAGGTCCGCGAGGCCTGCACGATTCCAGGAACCTCGGTGCGGACGGCCTTTCTGTGCCGCGACAAGCCGTCCATGAAAGAGGCTCTGCGCAAGGCCGGCGTGCCCGCCGCCCAATCGGTGGGCACGGGCGATCCCGAGGGGGCCCGGAAATTCGCCGCCAAAGTCGGCTACCCCATCATCATCAAGCCCCGCGATTCGGCCGGCGCCGCCGGAACCGTCAAAGTCCACAATGAGGAAGAACTCGAGGCTGCCATCAGCTCCAGCGGAATCTCTCAAGGCTACCAGGCCGCTTTGGAAGAATTCGTGGACGGGCATGAAGGCTTTCTCGACACCCTGACCATCAAGGGTCAGGTGGTGCATGAGTTCGCCTGCCACTACTACCCCAACGTCCTGGAGGCTATGCGCACCCGCTGGATCTCCCCTCAGATCATCACCACCAACCGCATCGAAAGCGAGGGCTACCAGGAGGTGCGCAAGATGGCCCGTACCGTCATCGAGGCGCTGGGCATCGGAACCTCGGCCACCCACATGGAATGGTTTTTCGGCTCAAAGGGCCTCAAGTTCTCCGAGATCGGCTGCCGGCCTCCCGGGGTAGGGGCTTGGGATCTCTATTGCGCCGCCAACGAATTCGATCTCTACAAGGAATGGGGCGTGGCCATCGTCCACCAACGGCCCTCGCAACGGCCCTCCCGGCGCTTTTCGGCGGGAATGATCGCCCTGCGGCCCGACCGCGACGGCATCATCCGCGGTTATAGCGGGACGGATTACCTGGAGTCCATCAACGAGTGGATCATCGACGCCCACCTGCCTTCCCCCGGCACCCCCACCCAGCCGGTGGAAGCCGGTTACATGGCCAACGCCTGGGTGCGCGTTCGCCATCCCGACTACGACCGCTTGCGGGGAATGCTCAACAGCATCGGAGAACGGGTCAAAGTGCACGCCGGCTAG
- a CDS encoding DUF11 domain-containing protein, which produces MTAQSPTPPTVFITGEQGGNSEGTAENPFNGAGIQLGLDLVDPDPTNYAFSGWTSTRTGNFCSMRQNRFFEAQSRAPILIHPAVESGIAQITVSVTVTEFLHEPVTVMRTFFVEPSPFGCGNPVPSSAPRNVELSIDRSHVQLGETVMLTGEAEDSGNNPLVFRFFADTNAFPISSGQLLSQQTVAGCQFGCAASLPFQAADFPSLHFLSVEVSDGESTVKSDKAALRSSVQGPPQVIPFNPDPSPQMCQCGEVFVTVDAGPTAIEVVGGLDQLLEGEASGPAVGGTVVPGSFRWRIVDGGGLMGLSLADSNFVTATLMTPDIDVDTRVELELEAVFSDCPCTDTLFVDVLANPTPEADLAIEHTDGPVTVPTEVDFNLELTVTNQGPGEAQGVILTDLLPQGAVFAGATPSQGACQEQDGQLECELGDLEADAMATVQVTLRGQQADAFENVAYVFAESFDSNILNDSSTFDTAVLSSPLVENLFFAQFGDGGGLSSQILLVNPDPDETAVALVQLRDGGGQPLQVDLNGVNINGELFVEVPPRGIRVLRTDGVGPLQTGSATVVSSLPLGGVVIFSGSFGVAGVPNSAELSQGFTAPVEIITAEGVNTGLAFQNLDELQSASITLTLTDEDGAELAVTNPGPSVAALGQLARNLPEFNWTPEIDFSNFRGLVKATSDGNIAATVIQTRPGEFATLPVIPNIAAAASLMPFVKVPAAQQAGDGSLFFAQFGDGMGLFSQIILVNREDQEAETVQVSLRNDDGDLLTVDLNQQIFGGEVSTTVPAGGMRVLQTDSDGDLSVGSVRVASDRDLAGVILFGGPQGVAGVGSSASLEDGFLAPIETSGNNGVLTVNTGLAIANLSDGQTTVTLQLLNADGQSVASADLILQAGGHRALFVNQVEWTNPIDFDSFTGSIRVTSAAAIAATVIQQRPGQFATLPVIPQP; this is translated from the coding sequence GTGACTGCCCAGAGCCCCACCCCGCCCACCGTTTTCATCACAGGGGAGCAAGGGGGCAATAGCGAAGGCACGGCCGAGAATCCTTTCAATGGCGCGGGCATACAGTTGGGACTCGACCTGGTTGATCCCGATCCCACCAATTACGCTTTCAGCGGCTGGACCAGCACCAGAACCGGCAACTTCTGCAGCATGCGCCAAAATCGGTTTTTTGAGGCTCAGTCGCGGGCGCCCATCCTGATCCACCCCGCGGTTGAATCGGGTATCGCTCAGATTACCGTGAGCGTGACGGTGACCGAGTTCCTCCATGAACCGGTTACGGTCATGCGCACCTTTTTCGTGGAGCCCAGCCCCTTCGGCTGCGGCAACCCGGTGCCGTCCTCGGCCCCCCGCAACGTGGAGTTGAGTATTGACCGCAGCCACGTGCAGTTGGGAGAGACTGTCATGCTGACTGGAGAAGCCGAGGACAGCGGCAACAATCCCCTGGTTTTTCGTTTCTTCGCCGACACCAATGCCTTTCCAATAAGCAGCGGTCAACTGCTCAGCCAGCAGACCGTCGCCGGCTGCCAATTCGGCTGCGCGGCCTCGCTGCCTTTCCAGGCCGCTGATTTCCCCTCGCTGCATTTTCTCTCCGTCGAGGTCAGCGACGGTGAGAGCACCGTGAAAAGCGACAAGGCGGCTCTCCGCAGCAGCGTACAGGGACCCCCTCAGGTCATCCCCTTCAATCCCGATCCTTCGCCTCAAATGTGCCAATGCGGCGAGGTGTTCGTGACCGTTGACGCGGGCCCGACGGCCATCGAGGTGGTGGGAGGTCTGGATCAACTCCTGGAAGGCGAGGCCTCAGGTCCGGCGGTGGGAGGAACCGTAGTGCCCGGCAGCTTCCGCTGGCGAATCGTGGACGGCGGCGGACTCATGGGGCTTTCCCTGGCCGACAGCAACTTCGTGACGGCGACCCTGATGACCCCGGACATCGACGTCGACACCCGCGTCGAACTCGAGCTGGAAGCCGTCTTCAGCGACTGCCCCTGCACCGATACCCTCTTCGTGGACGTTCTGGCCAATCCGACTCCCGAAGCTGACCTTGCCATCGAGCATACGGACGGTCCGGTCACCGTCCCCACCGAGGTCGACTTCAATCTTGAACTCACCGTCACCAACCAGGGGCCGGGAGAGGCCCAAGGGGTCATCCTGACCGATCTGCTTCCTCAAGGTGCCGTCTTTGCCGGCGCCACCCCTTCACAGGGCGCCTGCCAAGAGCAAGACGGCCAGTTGGAATGCGAATTGGGCGACCTGGAAGCGGACGCCATGGCCACCGTGCAGGTGACTCTGCGGGGACAACAGGCCGACGCGTTCGAGAACGTGGCCTACGTTTTCGCTGAGTCTTTCGACTCCAATATCCTCAATGACTCAAGTACTTTCGACACTGCCGTGCTCAGTTCGCCGCTGGTCGAGAACCTCTTCTTTGCCCAGTTTGGAGACGGGGGCGGCCTGAGCAGCCAAATCTTGCTGGTCAACCCTGATCCCGATGAAACGGCCGTTGCGTTGGTGCAGCTTCGCGACGGCGGCGGCCAGCCGCTGCAGGTCGACCTCAACGGCGTCAACATCAATGGAGAGCTTTTTGTGGAGGTGCCCCCGCGGGGGATCCGCGTCTTGCGGACCGACGGAGTGGGGCCGCTTCAAACCGGCTCGGCCACCGTCGTCTCCAGCTTGCCGCTTGGCGGAGTGGTGATCTTCAGCGGATCCTTCGGAGTCGCCGGCGTGCCCAACAGCGCGGAGCTCAGCCAAGGCTTCACGGCTCCAGTCGAGATCATTACCGCCGAGGGAGTCAACACCGGCCTTGCCTTTCAGAACCTGGACGAGCTGCAAAGCGCGAGCATCACATTGACCCTGACCGATGAGGACGGCGCGGAATTAGCGGTCACTAATCCCGGCCCCAGTGTGGCAGCGCTGGGCCAACTGGCTCGAAACCTGCCGGAATTCAACTGGACGCCGGAGATCGACTTCAGCAACTTCCGGGGACTGGTCAAGGCCACCTCGGACGGCAACATCGCAGCCACCGTCATCCAGACCCGACCCGGAGAGTTCGCTACGCTGCCGGTGATTCCCAACATCGCCGCAGCCGCCTCCCTGATGCCCTTCGTCAAGGTGCCGGCCGCCCAACAGGCCGGCGACGGCTCCCTTTTCTTCGCCCAATTCGGGGACGGCATGGGCCTGTTCAGCCAGATCATCCTGGTCAACCGCGAAGACCAGGAGGCCGAGACTGTGCAGGTCTCGCTGCGCAACGACGACGGCGACCTGCTGACCGTCGATCTCAACCAGCAGATCTTCGGCGGCGAAGTCTCCACCACGGTCCCGGCCGGAGGCATGCGCGTCCTGCAAACCGACAGCGATGGCGACTTGTCGGTGGGCTCGGTGCGGGTGGCTTCGGACCGCGACCTGGCCGGCGTGATCCTCTTTGGAGGACCGCAGGGAGTCGCAGGAGTGGGCAGCAGCGCCTCCCTTGAGGACGGCTTCTTAGCACCCATCGAGACCAGCGGCAACAACGGCGTGCTGACCGTCAACACGGGACTGGCCATTGCCAACCTCAGCGACGGGCAGACCACCGTGACTCTGCAACTGCTCAATGCTGACGGACAATCGGTGGCATCAGCCGACTTGATCCTTCAGGCCGGAGGACACCGAGCCCTTTTCGTCAACCAAGTCGAATGGACCAACCCGATCGACTTCGACTCCTTCACGGGCAGCATCCGGGTGACCTCGGCTGCGGCTATCGCGGCCACGGTCATTCAGCAGCGTCCCGGCCAGTTCGCGACCTTGCCGGTCATTCCGCAGCCCTAA